Proteins from one Gilliamella sp. ESL0443 genomic window:
- the flhB gene encoding flagellar biosynthesis protein FlhB, giving the protein MADDSDLDKSEQPTDSKLKKAKEKGQIPRSRELTSLIILLVSILLFWMMGSHFVANLKTIIQHAMLVAYRTDDDKQIIFNLINLLTAGFWSILPIFFGLVIIAIIAPMGVGGLLFSLQSIKPNFGKLNPISGFKRMFSIRIFLELFKSLLKVVLIGFAVTLFLINQFPNMLSLPNMYLNSALSNVMQLLIYSGILTILALIPMVGFDIFYQIWSNLKKLRMSKQEIKDEFKEQEGNPQIKGRIRQMQQAIARRRMMKDVPKANVIITNPTHYAVALQYDDKTMSAPKLIAKGTDNIAIKIKEIAQEHRIPQLEAPPLARALYRYGEIGQTIPAELYAAVAQILAWVYQLKRWHKHGGDKPQKPTNIPIPESLSVNE; this is encoded by the coding sequence ATGGCTGATGATAGTGATCTAGATAAAAGCGAACAACCCACCGATAGCAAATTAAAAAAAGCCAAGGAAAAGGGACAAATCCCACGATCTCGCGAGTTAACATCGTTAATTATTTTGTTGGTTAGTATCCTATTATTTTGGATGATGGGCAGTCATTTTGTTGCTAATTTAAAAACAATTATTCAACACGCTATGTTGGTTGCATACCGAACAGATGATGATAAACAAATTATTTTCAATTTAATTAATTTATTAACCGCTGGATTTTGGTCGATTTTACCTATTTTTTTCGGATTAGTCATTATTGCCATCATTGCACCTATGGGAGTTGGTGGTTTACTTTTTAGTTTGCAATCAATTAAACCCAATTTTGGTAAATTGAATCCGATTAGCGGATTTAAAAGAATGTTTAGTATTCGAATTTTTTTAGAGTTATTTAAAAGCCTGCTTAAAGTTGTTTTAATCGGTTTTGCCGTGACATTGTTTCTAATCAATCAATTTCCAAATATGCTTTCGCTGCCAAATATGTATTTAAATAGTGCATTATCTAACGTTATGCAACTGCTTATTTATTCAGGAATATTAACTATTTTAGCTTTAATTCCTATGGTTGGATTTGATATTTTTTATCAAATCTGGAGTAATTTAAAAAAATTAAGAATGTCTAAACAAGAGATTAAAGACGAGTTCAAGGAGCAAGAAGGTAATCCACAAATTAAAGGCCGCATTCGCCAGATGCAACAAGCAATAGCAAGACGTCGAATGATGAAAGATGTACCAAAAGCCAATGTTATTATCACTAACCCAACTCATTATGCTGTTGCACTACAATATGATGATAAAACTATGTCTGCCCCTAAACTGATAGCTAAAGGTACCGACAATATCGCTATCAAAATTAAAGAAATTGCCCAAGAGCATCGCATTCCACAATTAGAGGCTCCCCCTCTCGCTCGGGCTTTATATCGCTATGGTGAAATAGGACAAACCATTCCAGCCGAACTCTATGCTGCCGTTGCGCAAATTTTAGCCTGGGTTTATCAATTAAAACGTTGGCATAAACATGGTGGTGATAAGCCTCAAAAACCAACGAATATACCGATCCCTGAATCTTTATCCGTGAATGAGTAA
- a CDS encoding flagella synthesis protein FlgN: protein MLELDNIFNNVTVMLQALSDILEAEQQILFKNNSVNQLSEIINQKSQLLIELKLLDEKRLKVSQQCNIQSPYSEKQELALKWQAITKMTQRLAQINRENGVLIQNRMNVTQHSIDYLKSMNNPAVYTHNGYQQPETISSKRAKV, encoded by the coding sequence ATGTTAGAATTAGATAACATTTTTAATAATGTAACAGTTATGTTACAAGCCCTGTCAGATATTTTAGAAGCTGAACAACAAATATTATTTAAAAATAATTCAGTAAATCAATTGAGTGAGATTATAAACCAAAAAAGCCAATTACTCATTGAGTTAAAATTACTGGATGAAAAAAGACTAAAAGTTAGTCAGCAATGCAATATTCAGTCACCTTATAGTGAAAAACAAGAGTTAGCATTAAAATGGCAAGCTATCACAAAAATGACTCAGCGATTAGCTCAAATCAATCGGGAAAACGGAGTGCTTATTCAAAATCGAATGAACGTAACGCAACATTCAATAGATTATTTGAAAAGCATGAATAATCCTGCTGTTTATACCCATAATGGTTATCAACAACCAGAAACTATTTCATCTAAACGCGCTAAAGTTTAA
- the flgM gene encoding flagellar biosynthesis anti-sigma factor FlgM, which produces MSIDATKMVTAVSGVLNRINEQNKKTNASVQNSSNLTLNVKLSQNTIAMLHSTENDIDISKIEKIKQAITEGRLVINPNKIADEIIKQTFENIEI; this is translated from the coding sequence ATGAGTATAGATGCAACAAAAATGGTTACCGCCGTATCAGGGGTACTTAATCGTATAAATGAGCAAAATAAAAAAACTAATGCATCTGTGCAAAACTCAAGTAACTTAACGTTAAATGTTAAGTTAAGCCAAAATACTATAGCAATGTTGCATTCAACTGAAAATGATATCGATATTAGTAAAATTGAAAAGATAAAACAGGCCATTACTGAAGGTAGATTAGTGATCAATCCAAATAAAATTGCCGATGAAATTATTAAGCAAACTTTTGAAAATATTGAAATCTAA
- the flgA gene encoding flagellar basal body P-ring formation chaperone FlgA, with the protein MSQFIKYISLLGVLCSSKIALANSMEKQISNLIYQQISEANIDNIAIDYLTLKPQLNCDSPTFAILNKNKQWGNLTITAKCENITKYIQVYVAVTGSYVMANQPISAGTLMTEQQVKMQSGRLDKLPPAVILNKSEVINHIALRNINNGEPIKNSMLQKNWHVKAGQTVKVIVNGEGYSIAANGKTLSNGALGELINIKLNTGNIVQGVVTEKGITILNK; encoded by the coding sequence ATGTCTCAGTTTATAAAATATATAAGCCTTTTAGGTGTGTTGTGTAGCTCAAAAATAGCTTTGGCTAACTCAATGGAAAAACAGATTAGCAATCTAATCTATCAACAAATTAGCGAAGCTAATATTGATAATATTGCTATTGATTACCTCACTTTGAAACCTCAGTTAAATTGTGATTCACCAACATTTGCGATTTTAAATAAAAATAAGCAGTGGGGTAATTTAACTATTACTGCTAAATGTGAAAACATTACTAAATATATTCAAGTTTATGTTGCTGTTACTGGGAGTTATGTTATGGCGAATCAGCCGATAAGTGCAGGAACATTAATGACAGAGCAGCAAGTGAAAATGCAATCTGGGCGGTTAGATAAATTACCACCTGCTGTAATTTTGAATAAATCAGAGGTTATCAATCATATTGCTTTAAGAAATATTAATAATGGTGAGCCTATTAAAAATTCAATGTTACAGAAAAATTGGCATGTTAAAGCAGGTCAAACAGTAAAAGTAATTGTTAATGGTGAGGGATATTCAATTGCTGCTAATGGCAAAACACTAAGCAATGGTGCCTTGGGTGAATTAATAAATATCAAACTTAATACAGGCAATATTGTTCAGGGTGTTGTTACAGAAAAAGGTATCACAATTTTAAACAAATAA
- the flgB gene encoding flagellar basal body rod protein FlgB → MLNKLDTFVNFHQQALNVREKRQNILATNIANSDTPNYQARDIDFNIELKKAINNQHTLNNIKLNITSAKHIQTIGSADYQLLYRIPYQSSADGNTVEMDQERTAFMDNSIHYQSNLTFLGEQFKNVVSVLQQG, encoded by the coding sequence ATGCTAAATAAATTAGATACTTTTGTTAACTTTCATCAACAAGCATTAAATGTTCGTGAAAAACGACAAAATATACTTGCGACCAATATTGCCAATAGTGATACGCCTAATTATCAAGCTAGAGATATTGATTTTAATATTGAATTAAAAAAAGCTATCAATAATCAACATACGCTTAATAATATAAAACTTAATATAACATCAGCAAAGCATATCCAAACCATCGGCTCAGCTGATTATCAACTTCTGTATCGCATTCCTTATCAATCATCTGCTGATGGTAATACTGTTGAAATGGATCAAGAAAGAACAGCCTTTATGGATAACAGTATCCATTATCAAAGTAATTTAACATTTTTAGGTGAACAATTTAAAAATGTAGTATCTGTATTGCAGCAAGGATAA
- the flgC gene encoding flagellar basal body rod protein FlgC, with product MMSFSIFSISGSALMAQTQRMNVSASNLANADSVTSTSGQAYRAKQVIFQVDDNNYPNSVAGVKVSEVIEDPSPMNLVYDPKHPLADEKGYIQKPNVDVVAEMVNTISASRSYQANVEVINTVKSLMLKTLTLGQ from the coding sequence ATTATGAGCTTCTCTATTTTTTCTATCTCTGGTTCTGCTTTAATGGCACAAACTCAACGAATGAATGTTAGTGCGAGTAATTTAGCAAATGCTGATAGTGTTACAAGTACTTCAGGTCAAGCTTATCGAGCTAAACAAGTTATTTTCCAAGTCGATGATAATAATTATCCCAATAGCGTAGCTGGAGTAAAAGTATCTGAGGTCATCGAAGACCCATCACCAATGAATTTAGTCTATGACCCTAAGCACCCTTTAGCTGATGAGAAAGGTTACATTCAAAAACCTAATGTAGATGTAGTGGCAGAGATGGTCAATACCATTTCAGCATCTCGTAGCTACCAAGCAAATGTGGAAGTCATTAATACCGTAAAAAGCTTAATGCTTAAAACACTTACCTTAGGGCAATAA
- the flgD gene encoding flagellar hook assembly protein FlgD, translating to MASPQAVRKGSSDGNSSQELQDNFLTLLIAQMKNQDPTNPMDNSQLTSQLAQINTLAGIERLNTTLGMVSGQIDDSLSVNASNMIGKGVMVPGNKILVATSEIDGSKSDKETITTPFGFELMRDADSVVITIKDENGNVVREVDLGSIPAGVSSFTWDGELNDGTLAPDGSYTFSVNATYEGQKVTSTPLAYSVVYGVINSKVNNKVLLDLGILGSISIDEVRQIL from the coding sequence ATGGCTAGTCCACAAGCAGTGAGGAAAGGTTCATCTGATGGTAATTCTAGTCAGGAATTACAAGATAACTTTTTAACATTACTTATTGCCCAAATGAAGAATCAAGATCCAACTAATCCAATGGATAATAGTCAGTTAACCTCGCAATTGGCGCAAATTAATACATTAGCAGGCATTGAACGACTTAATACAACGTTAGGTATGGTTTCAGGCCAGATTGACGATAGTTTATCAGTCAACGCGAGCAATATGATTGGTAAAGGCGTTATGGTTCCTGGTAATAAAATATTAGTCGCAACTTCAGAAATAGATGGTTCAAAAAGTGATAAAGAGACCATTACTACGCCGTTTGGTTTTGAACTTATGCGTGATGCTGATTCGGTTGTTATCACCATAAAAGATGAAAATGGTAATGTTGTACGAGAAGTCGATCTTGGATCCATCCCGGCTGGTGTCAGCTCTTTTACTTGGGATGGAGAACTTAACGATGGAACTTTAGCTCCAGATGGTAGCTACACGTTTTCAGTTAATGCTACTTACGAGGGGCAAAAAGTCACATCAACACCATTAGCTTACTCTGTTGTTTACGGAGTAATTAATAGCAAAGTTAATAATAAAGTATTACTTGATTTAGGGATACTTGGTTCAATTAGTATTGACGAAGTGCGTCAAATTCTTTAA
- the flgE gene encoding flagellar hook protein FlgE — translation MGFSQAISGMNAASKQLDVIGNNIANSATVGFKSASISFADIYAGSKVGMGVKVAAVMQNFNDGTTTSTNNSLDVAISGNGFFRLVDSSGQIYYTRNGQFQLDAERNIVSADGFNLTGYLATGTPPQIQQGSAPGPLKISQEMLNASATNKAALQTNLNSNSKVPEKQPINATDADTFNYSTTITTYDSLGNQRNVQLFYVKTADNQWDVHYLDSSDPNATLQALGKMEFDSSGKLISDPEMTININGINGSEDNSFTLSLANSTQQNMGKEVGSIKTPIVDGYAAGDLVGYSINNDGTIYGVYSNQQTMLLGQIAMADFANVNGLESAGNNNWRSTLNSGGEVLGSANTGTFGSLASGAVESSNVDMSQELVNMIVAQRNYQSNSQTIKTQDQILNTLVNLR, via the coding sequence ATGGGATTTTCTCAAGCAATCAGTGGTATGAATGCCGCTTCTAAACAATTAGATGTTATTGGTAATAATATTGCCAATTCTGCAACAGTTGGCTTTAAAAGTGCTAGTATTTCATTTGCTGATATCTATGCCGGTTCAAAAGTAGGAATGGGTGTTAAAGTTGCTGCTGTTATGCAAAATTTTAATGACGGCACAACAACTTCAACCAACAACAGTTTAGATGTAGCGATTTCAGGTAATGGATTTTTCAGATTAGTTGATAGTAGTGGACAAATCTACTATACCCGTAATGGTCAGTTTCAATTAGATGCTGAACGTAATATCGTATCTGCTGACGGTTTCAATTTGACTGGTTATCTTGCGACAGGTACTCCACCACAAATTCAACAAGGTTCAGCACCTGGTCCATTAAAAATTTCACAAGAAATGTTAAATGCATCAGCAACCAATAAAGCTGCTTTGCAAACAAATCTAAATTCAAATAGTAAAGTTCCTGAAAAACAACCGATTAATGCAACAGATGCTGACACATTTAATTATTCAACCACTATCACCACTTATGATTCATTAGGTAATCAACGCAATGTTCAGCTTTTTTATGTAAAAACAGCAGATAACCAATGGGATGTTCATTACCTTGATAGTAGCGATCCTAATGCAACCCTACAAGCATTAGGAAAAATGGAATTTGATTCATCAGGCAAATTAATCAGCGATCCCGAAATGACTATCAATATTAATGGCATAAATGGATCAGAAGATAATAGCTTTACATTATCACTTGCAAACAGTACGCAACAAAATATGGGTAAAGAAGTCGGTAGCATAAAAACGCCTATCGTAGATGGTTATGCAGCAGGTGATTTAGTTGGTTATAGTATTAACAATGACGGCACTATTTATGGTGTTTATTCCAACCAACAAACCATGTTATTAGGTCAAATTGCCATGGCTGATTTTGCCAATGTTAATGGATTAGAGTCAGCAGGGAATAATAACTGGCGTTCAACACTTAATTCTGGTGGTGAAGTATTAGGCTCAGCCAATACAGGTACTTTTGGATCATTAGCCAGTGGTGCCGTTGAATCATCTAATGTCGATATGAGCCAAGAATTAGTCAATATGATTGTTGCTCAACGTAATTATCAATCTAATTCTCAAACCATTAAGACACAAGATCAAATTCTTAATACATTAGTTAATTTGAGATAA
- a CDS encoding flagellar basal body rod protein FlgF has product MDRVIYTAMSGASQTLNQQSITSHNLANVSTVGFRAQLAAMKAVPIVGNSMPTRTMVAATTPTYDSTMGAFNYTGRDLDVALSEDDWLAVQLADGSEAYTRNGAIQIDENGTLNIQGHPLLGDNGVLTVPQRSQVSISADGTLSALGAGDKRTTIAQVGKIKKVHLEPNELVRGDDGFFHATPVNNRGAVLQDNPNAKLMSGVLEGSNVNPVTAMVNLISHSRQFEMQMKQITTADENAQRANQILSLT; this is encoded by the coding sequence ATGGATCGCGTTATTTATACTGCCATGTCTGGTGCAAGCCAAACATTAAATCAACAATCCATAACCAGTCATAATTTAGCTAATGTATCAACAGTAGGCTTTCGTGCTCAATTAGCGGCAATGAAAGCCGTTCCTATTGTGGGTAATAGTATGCCAACAAGGACCATGGTTGCAGCAACCACGCCTACCTATGATTCAACAATGGGTGCATTTAATTACACTGGGCGAGATTTAGACGTTGCTTTATCAGAAGATGATTGGCTAGCTGTACAATTAGCTGATGGTAGTGAAGCATATACCCGTAATGGTGCCATTCAAATTGATGAAAATGGCACGCTTAATATCCAAGGTCATCCATTACTTGGTGATAATGGCGTATTAACAGTTCCTCAGCGTTCACAGGTTAGTATCAGTGCCGACGGAACTTTATCAGCGTTAGGTGCAGGTGATAAACGCACAACCATTGCTCAAGTTGGAAAAATAAAGAAAGTTCACCTTGAACCTAATGAGTTGGTACGTGGCGATGACGGTTTTTTTCATGCAACACCTGTTAACAATCGTGGTGCAGTATTACAAGATAATCCTAACGCAAAACTGATGTCTGGAGTATTAGAAGGCAGTAATGTTAATCCTGTTACTGCAATGGTGAATTTGATTAGCCATTCTCGTCAATTTGAAATGCAGATGAAGCAAATTACTACAGCAGATGAAAATGCACAAAGAGCCAATCAAATATTATCGTTAACATAA
- the flgG gene encoding flagellar basal-body rod protein FlgG, with the protein MIKSLWIAKTGLTAQQMNMDIISNNLANVSTGGFKRQRAVFEDLLYQTIRQPGAQSSEQTTLPSGLQIGTGVRPVATERIHSQGNLELTDNSSDIAINGQGFFQVLMPDGTLAYTRSGAFQVNQNGQLVTAAGYEIQPTINIPSNAIKMTVARDGIVSVTLANQSTQVQVGQLTLHTFINDTGLESVGENLYLETESSGAPTENTPGLNGAGLLYQGYIETSNVNVAEELVNMIQVQRAYEINSKAISASDQMLQRLNQL; encoded by the coding sequence ATGATTAAATCATTATGGATTGCAAAAACTGGGCTAACTGCACAACAAATGAATATGGATATAATTTCCAATAATTTAGCCAACGTTAGTACTGGTGGCTTTAAACGCCAACGTGCTGTTTTTGAAGATCTGTTATATCAAACTATTCGCCAACCCGGCGCTCAATCATCTGAACAAACAACACTACCCTCTGGATTACAAATTGGTACCGGTGTTAGACCTGTAGCTACCGAACGAATCCATAGCCAAGGAAATTTAGAATTAACTGATAATAGCAGTGATATCGCTATTAATGGACAAGGTTTTTTCCAAGTTCTGATGCCTGATGGAACGCTAGCTTATACTCGAAGTGGCGCTTTTCAAGTTAACCAAAATGGTCAATTAGTTACTGCTGCTGGTTACGAAATTCAACCAACTATCAACATTCCATCAAATGCGATAAAAATGACCGTGGCACGGGATGGTATTGTTAGTGTGACCTTAGCCAATCAATCAACTCAAGTGCAAGTTGGTCAATTAACATTACATACTTTTATTAATGACACTGGGTTAGAAAGTGTTGGTGAAAATCTCTATTTAGAAACCGAGAGCTCCGGTGCTCCAACTGAAAATACACCGGGATTAAATGGTGCTGGATTGCTGTATCAAGGTTATATCGAAACCTCTAACGTAAATGTTGCAGAAGAGTTAGTTAATATGATTCAAGTACAACGTGCTTACGAAATTAACAGTAAAGCAATATCAGCGTCTGACCAAATGTTGCAACGTTTAAATCAGTTATAA